The Arctopsyche grandis isolate Sample6627 chromosome 12, ASM5162203v2, whole genome shotgun sequence genome includes the window TCTATCCCCCCAGCGATCCCACCGAACCTCGCTGCTATCCCTCCGCCTATGGGATTTTCTCCAATGATTCCTCCCTTTTCAATTCCACCTCCTGGCTTCGGAGCTTACAAACCTGTAAGTATTATGTGAATATATACTACGACTTCAAATTATTTTTGTGTTATGTTTAATTTGAAGACTACCTTTTTCAATTGAAGCCACCTTTTTagtaaaatttcattatacCCTTGACTGGTACACTCATTTTGAGAAGGGTagactataaaataaataaacaagaactcatttattttaatcctatttattatttatctttttttttttattatttatttaggtaaaaacagtcgcatacaattattttgcacagttacttataatatttgacaaattttaaatctgatctttaaaatttctatatattctgGATTACCACATATTGCATACATTGCCcctttattcattaaatttgcGTCTTTCAGGATATAGGAGCTCCTGGCACTGAACCTGTTCCCATAATGGAGAAGGCCTGTCCATGGACTGAACACAAAGCACCCGATGGACGTACTTATTATTACAATTCCAGCACAAAACAAAGTGCTTGGGAAAAACCAGACGAACTTAAAACTCCATCagaggtatataaatataattacttAGTGTATGAAATCAAACGCATTTTTCAACAgaattgattgaaatattgtacttgtgatttagccacattttattatgtattgaaTTTTCAGCACCTTTTGTCACAATGTGTTTGGAAAGAATATACCTCAGACACCGGCAAGGTCTACTATCATAATGTTAATACAAAAGAGTCCAGTTGGATTGTACCAAAGGAGTTGGAAGAAATCAAAGGCAGAATTGCTGCAGAAGGCGTTTCTTTGTATAATTCTTTTTTcgtcttttatttaatatattaaattgcaagTGCATagttaatttatgttttttagaAATGCTGGAGGATCAGGATCAATGATGAATAGTGGACAATCTGCTCTCGATCAAGCTATGGCTGCTACTTTGGCTGCAATAGAAATTGCACCACCTGTATTGCCTTCAGTTCCTGCTATTAATGGTACAGTTTGCCATACTTAATTGTTATAAACATTGTATCAGGATTAGGGATTCCAAAAATACCGAAATTTGTAACCACCGGTACTACCGAATAGAAATTCCCCTCTaccggtattgatttatttttaccattagtgcaataaaatattaattaagtgtATTATAACTGTAGGTTGATCATTAATCATTTTAATCAATaacttgaaataattaatttcgaaaTAATGTATTGAGAATTTCTACACTACACGAAATGCTGATCAGTAAgtgttaaaaataaagtaaataaatttttgaatgcTCCTTACTTTGAAGAATTTTTGTGTGGAAGCGATGgttttagcttttaaatattatatactagtggttttactcggcttcgctcagttttttctttcgaaattatatattagatgtatctaTTCAGACGGTGAGACGATAGATGTATTCGGAAATGGTCTCAGGTATAAGTACAATATTTTCGGCATACTTTAtctttgatttcaaaataacGTTATAATTAGCGGctttgaatagcaggtcaaaaaAGATATTGAGTGTTGACTAATTTTTCGACTAATTCGTTCAATTGTTCAATTCGTAGAATTGGTTTCAGCATTACCGGTATTGGAATCCCTAATCAGGATGAAACGTAAATTACATGTggattttttcatgtttttttatttatttatcagaaGTTGAGGTTAATGAACCAGTAATTGTACAACCAGAAATTCGTATTGCCACGCCAGaaccaaatattgtttttaaagataaaaaagaAGCTATGGAAGCATTCAAAGAGCTTCTTAAGGAAAAGGTTGTTTCCCAATTTAGTAACTTTTGTAATGATCTTATATTGACTGAAACTAATTGAGCTAAATGTGTATTGATATAGAATGTTCCATCGAATGCAACTTGGGAACAATGTGTCAAATTAATTTGTAAGGATCCACGTTATCCCACTCTTAAAATGTTGAATGAAAAAAAGCAAGGATTCCATGCTTACAAAACTCAAAAAAGTAAGGAAGAGAGGGAAGAGCAACGGTAAGTGTTAATTAatacattatgtataataaaatataattgatataaaatgcattcatgattaatgtacatacatacatatcatattttatttattaagattGAGAACAAAGAAGAATAGAGAAAACCTTGAacagtttttattaaattccgaAAAAATGACATCTCTTACCAAGTATTATAAATGTGATGAAATGTTCTCTAATTTGGAGGTATGTACATTTCCTTAATTTTAGAACAAGTGTTCGAAATTTTAATTCCTACTTTTTCAttggtaatataatttttaagatTTGGCGTTGTGTACCTGATTCGGACCGTAGAGATATCTATGAGGACTGCATATTCGCTTTGGCAAAGAGAGAAAAAGAAGAAGCCAAAACTTTGAAGAAACGTAATATGAAAATGCTAAGTCAGGTCTTAGATAATATGACTGAAATCAATTATGGAACTACATGGAGTGAAGCTCAAGTTATGTTATTGGAAAATTCAGCTTTTAAAAATGATGTCAGTTTACTTGGTATGGATAAGGAAGATGCTCTAATCGTATTTGAACAGCACATTAGGAGTTTAGAATCTGAGTATTTGGCTGAAAAAGAACAGACACGTAAAAGAAATAAACGAGGACAAAGGAAGAATAGAGACAGTTTtttggtatatatttttacaattaaaaaaatatgtataaattaaatggagtgaattaattattttatttttaaggctCTCCTTGATGGTTTACACGAGGAAGGAAAGTTAACGTCAATGTCTCTGTGGGTTGAGTTATATCCTTTGATATCGGCCGATATACGTTTCTCCGCTATGTTAGGTGAAGcatgtattgtttttaaattcttatttgattcatatataatgtatttacataattcaTAGTTATACAAATTCTATAAATTTTGTTGTAGGTCAGAGTGGTTCTACACCTCTTGATTTGTTTAAGTTTTACGTTGAAGATCTGAAGGCTAGATTTCACGACGAGAAGAAAATTATCAAAGAAATACTCAAAGAAAAAAGCTTTGATGTTACTACAGCAACAACATTCGAAGATTTCGCCACAATCGTATGTGAAGATAGCAAATCTGCCTCACTTGATGCTGGAAATGTTAAATTGACTTACAATTCCCTATTGGAAAAGGTATGATGAATATTTATCTAATtccttctttattatttttgtatgaataaataaattatcgatTCTTAGGCTGAATCAAAGGAAAAAGATCGATTAAAGGAAGAAAATAGAGCCATAAAACGTCTTGAATCATCATTCAAATGGGGCTTGCGGCAATTATCAATAAATCAACAACTTCATTGGTCAGAAGTGCGCCCAATGTTGGATCTCGAAAGTAAAGAATTTGAAGCTATTAC containing:
- the Prp40 gene encoding pre-mRNA processing factor 40 isoform X7, producing the protein MSQRDSPPVVMGTPPPVLGALPPNLPNLPMPPMPMPMPMPMPMPISIPPAIPPNLAAIPPPMGFSPMIPPFSIPPPGFGAYKPDIGAPGTEPVPIMEKACPWTEHKAPDGRTYYYNSSTKQSAWEKPDELKTPSEHLLSQCVWKEYTSDTGKVYYHNVNTKESSWIVPKELEEIKGRIAAEGVSLNAGGSGSMMNSGQSALDQAMAATLAAIEIAPPVLPSVPAINEVEVNEPVIVQPEIRIATPEPNIVFKDKKEAMEAFKELLKEKNVPSNATWEQCVKLICKDPRYPTLKMLNEKKQGFHAYKTQKSKEEREEQRLRTKKNRENLEQFLLNSEKMTSLTKYYKCDEMFSNLEIWRCVPDSDRRDIYEDCIFALAKREKEEAKTLKKRNMKMLSQVLDNMTEINYGTTWSEAQVMLLENSAFKNDVSLLGMDKEDALIVFEQHIRSLESEYLAEKEQTRKRNKRGQRKNRDSFLALLDGLHEEGKLTSMSLWVELYPLISADIRFSAMLGQSGSTPLDLFKFYVEDLKARFHDEKKIIKEILKEKSFDVTTATTFEDFATIVCEDSKSASLDAGNVKLTYNSLLEKEKDRLKEENRAIKRLESSFKWGLRQLSINQQLHWSEVRPMLDLESKEFEAITVEEDRIRLYKEYQHEMEESCTHYHSRSKKSKRSKKNKKRSRSHSSLNSESGGERDAGQIDVHPGRRTPTGSPTGSISSWSSEEGERRPHKKSKKSKHKRHSPAPRSPEGSPHHENSPVEEPRHKVKKSKRSAPQSPDREDPPPHKPKKKKDKRRSTDKDTIRSPHGLETSALSETELESQRAALLAQLNEHDDD
- the Prp40 gene encoding pre-mRNA processing factor 40 isoform X6 — encoded protein: MSQRDSPPVVMGTPPPVLGALPPNLPNLPMPPMPMPMPMPMPMPISIPPAIPPNLAAIPPPMGFSPMIPPFSIPPPGFGAYKPDIGAPGTEPVPIMEKACPWTEHKAPDGRTYYYNSSTKQSAWEKPDELKTPSEHLLSQCVWKEYTSDTGKVYYHNVNTKESSWIVPKELEEIKGRIAAEGVSLNAGGSGSMMNSGQSALDQAMAATLAAIEIAPPVLPSVPAINVEVNEPVIVQPEIRIATPEPNIVFKDKKEAMEAFKELLKEKNVPSNATWEQCVKLICKDPRYPTLKMLNEKKQGFHAYKTQKSKEEREEQRLRTKKNRENLEQFLLNSEKMTSLTKYYKCDEMFSNLEIWRCVPDSDRRDIYEDCIFALAKREKEEAKTLKKRNMKMLSQVLDNMTEINYGTTWSEAQVMLLENSAFKNDVSLLGMDKEDALIVFEQHIRSLESEYLAEKEQTRKRNKRGQRKNRDSFLALLDGLHEEGKLTSMSLWVELYPLISADIRFSAMLGEACQSGSTPLDLFKFYVEDLKARFHDEKKIIKEILKEKSFDVTTATTFEDFATIVCEDSKSASLDAGNVKLTYNSLLEKEKDRLKEENRAIKRLESSFKWGLRQLSINQQLHWSEVRPMLDLESKEFEAITVEEDRIRLYKEYQHEMEESCTHYHSRSKKSKRSKKNKKRSRSHSSLNSESGGERDAGQIDVHPGRRTPTGSPTGSISSWSSEEGERRPHKKSKKSKHKRHSPAPRSPEGSPHHENSPVEEPRHKVKKSKRSAPQSPDREDPPPHKPKKKKDKRRSTDKDTIRSPHGLETSALSETELESQRAALLAQLNEHDDD
- the Prp40 gene encoding pre-mRNA processing factor 40 isoform X3 — encoded protein: MSQRDSPPVVMGTPPPVLGALPPNLPNLPMPPMPMPMPMPMPMPISIPPAIPPNLAAIPPPMGFSPMIPPFSIPPPGFGAYKPDIGAPGTEPVPIMEKACPWTEHKAPDGRTYYYNSSTKQSAWEKPDELKTPSEHLLSQCVWKEYTSDTGKVYYHNVNTKESSWIVPKELEEIKGRIAAEGVSLNAGGSGSMMNSGQSALDQAMAATLAAIEIAPPVLPSVPAINEVEVNEPVIVQPEIRIATPEPNIVFKDKKEAMEAFKELLKEKNVPSNATWEQCVKLICKDPRYPTLKMLNEKKQGFHAYKTQKSKEEREEQRLRTKKNRENLEQFLLNSEKMTSLTKYYKCDEMFSNLEIWRCVPDSDRRDIYEDCIFALAKREKEEAKTLKKRNMKMLSQVLDNMTEINYGTTWSEAQVMLLENSAFKNDVSLLGMDKEDALIVFEQHIRSLESEYLAEKEQTRKRNKRGQRKNRDSFLALLDGLHEEGKLTSMSLWVELYPLISADIRFSAMLGQSGSTPLDLFKFYVEDLKARFHDEKKIIKEILKEKSFDVTTATTFEDFATIVCEDSKSASLDAGNVKLTYNSLLEKAESKEKDRLKEENRAIKRLESSFKWGLRQLSINQQLHWSEVRPMLDLESKEFEAITVEEDRIRLYKEYQHEMEESCTHYHSRSKKSKRSKKNKKRSRSHSSLNSESGGERDAGQIDVHPGRRTPTGSPTGSISSWSSEEGERRPHKKSKKSKHKRHSPAPRSPEGSPHHENSPVEEPRHKVKKSKRSAPQSPDREDPPPHKPKKKKDKRRSTDKDTIRSPHGLETSALSETELESQRAALLAQLNEHDDD
- the Prp40 gene encoding pre-mRNA processing factor 40 isoform X1: MSQRDSPPVVMGTPPPVLGALPPNLPNLPMPPMPMPMPMPMPMPISIPPAIPPNLAAIPPPMGFSPMIPPFSIPPPGFGAYKPDIGAPGTEPVPIMEKACPWTEHKAPDGRTYYYNSSTKQSAWEKPDELKTPSEHLLSQCVWKEYTSDTGKVYYHNVNTKESSWIVPKELEEIKGRIAAEGVSLNAGGSGSMMNSGQSALDQAMAATLAAIEIAPPVLPSVPAINEVEVNEPVIVQPEIRIATPEPNIVFKDKKEAMEAFKELLKEKNVPSNATWEQCVKLICKDPRYPTLKMLNEKKQGFHAYKTQKSKEEREEQRLRTKKNRENLEQFLLNSEKMTSLTKYYKCDEMFSNLEIWRCVPDSDRRDIYEDCIFALAKREKEEAKTLKKRNMKMLSQVLDNMTEINYGTTWSEAQVMLLENSAFKNDVSLLGMDKEDALIVFEQHIRSLESEYLAEKEQTRKRNKRGQRKNRDSFLALLDGLHEEGKLTSMSLWVELYPLISADIRFSAMLGEACQSGSTPLDLFKFYVEDLKARFHDEKKIIKEILKEKSFDVTTATTFEDFATIVCEDSKSASLDAGNVKLTYNSLLEKAESKEKDRLKEENRAIKRLESSFKWGLRQLSINQQLHWSEVRPMLDLESKEFEAITVEEDRIRLYKEYQHEMEESCTHYHSRSKKSKRSKKNKKRSRSHSSLNSESGGERDAGQIDVHPGRRTPTGSPTGSISSWSSEEGERRPHKKSKKSKHKRHSPAPRSPEGSPHHENSPVEEPRHKVKKSKRSAPQSPDREDPPPHKPKKKKDKRRSTDKDTIRSPHGLETSALSETELESQRAALLAQLNEHDDD
- the Prp40 gene encoding pre-mRNA processing factor 40 isoform X5 → MSQRDSPPVVMGTPPPVLGALPPNLPNLPMPPMPMPMPMPMPMPISIPPAIPPNLAAIPPPMGFSPMIPPFSIPPPGFGAYKPDIGAPGTEPVPIMEKACPWTEHKAPDGRTYYYNSSTKQSAWEKPDELKTPSEHLLSQCVWKEYTSDTGKVYYHNVNTKESSWIVPKELEEIKGRIAAEGVSLNAGGSGSMMNSGQSALDQAMAATLAAIEIAPPVLPSVPAINVEVNEPVIVQPEIRIATPEPNIVFKDKKEAMEAFKELLKEKNVPSNATWEQCVKLICKDPRYPTLKMLNEKKQGFHAYKTQKSKEEREEQRLRTKKNRENLEQFLLNSEKMTSLTKYYKCDEMFSNLEIWRCVPDSDRRDIYEDCIFALAKREKEEAKTLKKRNMKMLSQVLDNMTEINYGTTWSEAQVMLLENSAFKNDVSLLGMDKEDALIVFEQHIRSLESEYLAEKEQTRKRNKRGQRKNRDSFLALLDGLHEEGKLTSMSLWVELYPLISADIRFSAMLGQSGSTPLDLFKFYVEDLKARFHDEKKIIKEILKEKSFDVTTATTFEDFATIVCEDSKSASLDAGNVKLTYNSLLEKAESKEKDRLKEENRAIKRLESSFKWGLRQLSINQQLHWSEVRPMLDLESKEFEAITVEEDRIRLYKEYQHEMEESCTHYHSRSKKSKRSKKNKKRSRSHSSLNSESGGERDAGQIDVHPGRRTPTGSPTGSISSWSSEEGERRPHKKSKKSKHKRHSPAPRSPEGSPHHENSPVEEPRHKVKKSKRSAPQSPDREDPPPHKPKKKKDKRRSTDKDTIRSPHGLETSALSETELESQRAALLAQLNEHDDD
- the Prp40 gene encoding pre-mRNA processing factor 40 isoform X8; protein product: MSQRDSPPVVMGTPPPVLGALPPNLPNLPMPPMPMPMPMPMPMPISIPPAIPPNLAAIPPPMGFSPMIPPFSIPPPGFGAYKPDIGAPGTEPVPIMEKACPWTEHKAPDGRTYYYNSSTKQSAWEKPDELKTPSEHLLSQCVWKEYTSDTGKVYYHNVNTKESSWIVPKELEEIKGRIAAEGVSLNAGGSGSMMNSGQSALDQAMAATLAAIEIAPPVLPSVPAINVEVNEPVIVQPEIRIATPEPNIVFKDKKEAMEAFKELLKEKNVPSNATWEQCVKLICKDPRYPTLKMLNEKKQGFHAYKTQKSKEEREEQRLRTKKNRENLEQFLLNSEKMTSLTKYYKCDEMFSNLEIWRCVPDSDRRDIYEDCIFALAKREKEEAKTLKKRNMKMLSQVLDNMTEINYGTTWSEAQVMLLENSAFKNDVSLLGMDKEDALIVFEQHIRSLESEYLAEKEQTRKRNKRGQRKNRDSFLALLDGLHEEGKLTSMSLWVELYPLISADIRFSAMLGQSGSTPLDLFKFYVEDLKARFHDEKKIIKEILKEKSFDVTTATTFEDFATIVCEDSKSASLDAGNVKLTYNSLLEKEKDRLKEENRAIKRLESSFKWGLRQLSINQQLHWSEVRPMLDLESKEFEAITVEEDRIRLYKEYQHEMEESCTHYHSRSKKSKRSKKNKKRSRSHSSLNSESGGERDAGQIDVHPGRRTPTGSPTGSISSWSSEEGERRPHKKSKKSKHKRHSPAPRSPEGSPHHENSPVEEPRHKVKKSKRSAPQSPDREDPPPHKPKKKKDKRRSTDKDTIRSPHGLETSALSETELESQRAALLAQLNEHDDD
- the Prp40 gene encoding pre-mRNA processing factor 40 isoform X4: MSQRDSPPVVMGTPPPVLGALPPNLPNLPMPPMPMPMPMPMPMPISIPPAIPPNLAAIPPPMGFSPMIPPFSIPPPGFGAYKPDIGAPGTEPVPIMEKACPWTEHKAPDGRTYYYNSSTKQSAWEKPDELKTPSEHLLSQCVWKEYTSDTGKVYYHNVNTKESSWIVPKELEEIKGRIAAEGVSLNAGGSGSMMNSGQSALDQAMAATLAAIEIAPPVLPSVPAINEVEVNEPVIVQPEIRIATPEPNIVFKDKKEAMEAFKELLKEKNVPSNATWEQCVKLICKDPRYPTLKMLNEKKQGFHAYKTQKSKEEREEQRLRTKKNRENLEQFLLNSEKMTSLTKYYKCDEMFSNLEIWRCVPDSDRRDIYEDCIFALAKREKEEAKTLKKRNMKMLSQVLDNMTEINYGTTWSEAQVMLLENSAFKNDVSLLGMDKEDALIVFEQHIRSLESEYLAEKEQTRKRNKRGQRKNRDSFLALLDGLHEEGKLTSMSLWVELYPLISADIRFSAMLGEACQSGSTPLDLFKFYVEDLKARFHDEKKIIKEILKEKSFDVTTATTFEDFATIVCEDSKSASLDAGNVKLTYNSLLEKEKDRLKEENRAIKRLESSFKWGLRQLSINQQLHWSEVRPMLDLESKEFEAITVEEDRIRLYKEYQHEMEESCTHYHSRSKKSKRSKKNKKRSRSHSSLNSESGGERDAGQIDVHPGRRTPTGSPTGSISSWSSEEGERRPHKKSKKSKHKRHSPAPRSPEGSPHHENSPVEEPRHKVKKSKRSAPQSPDREDPPPHKPKKKKDKRRSTDKDTIRSPHGLETSALSETELESQRAALLAQLNEHDDD
- the Prp40 gene encoding pre-mRNA processing factor 40 isoform X2 is translated as MSQRDSPPVVMGTPPPVLGALPPNLPNLPMPPMPMPMPMPMPMPISIPPAIPPNLAAIPPPMGFSPMIPPFSIPPPGFGAYKPDIGAPGTEPVPIMEKACPWTEHKAPDGRTYYYNSSTKQSAWEKPDELKTPSEHLLSQCVWKEYTSDTGKVYYHNVNTKESSWIVPKELEEIKGRIAAEGVSLNAGGSGSMMNSGQSALDQAMAATLAAIEIAPPVLPSVPAINVEVNEPVIVQPEIRIATPEPNIVFKDKKEAMEAFKELLKEKNVPSNATWEQCVKLICKDPRYPTLKMLNEKKQGFHAYKTQKSKEEREEQRLRTKKNRENLEQFLLNSEKMTSLTKYYKCDEMFSNLEIWRCVPDSDRRDIYEDCIFALAKREKEEAKTLKKRNMKMLSQVLDNMTEINYGTTWSEAQVMLLENSAFKNDVSLLGMDKEDALIVFEQHIRSLESEYLAEKEQTRKRNKRGQRKNRDSFLALLDGLHEEGKLTSMSLWVELYPLISADIRFSAMLGEACQSGSTPLDLFKFYVEDLKARFHDEKKIIKEILKEKSFDVTTATTFEDFATIVCEDSKSASLDAGNVKLTYNSLLEKAESKEKDRLKEENRAIKRLESSFKWGLRQLSINQQLHWSEVRPMLDLESKEFEAITVEEDRIRLYKEYQHEMEESCTHYHSRSKKSKRSKKNKKRSRSHSSLNSESGGERDAGQIDVHPGRRTPTGSPTGSISSWSSEEGERRPHKKSKKSKHKRHSPAPRSPEGSPHHENSPVEEPRHKVKKSKRSAPQSPDREDPPPHKPKKKKDKRRSTDKDTIRSPHGLETSALSETELESQRAALLAQLNEHDDD